The following are from one region of the Tamandua tetradactyla isolate mTamTet1 chromosome 22 unlocalized genomic scaffold, mTamTet1.pri SUPER_22_unloc_1, whole genome shotgun sequence genome:
- the LOC143672899 gene encoding olfactory receptor 5K1-like produces the protein MIEYNHSLTMNFFLIGFTDLPELKLLLFVMFFAIYLITMVGNLGLVVLIYMERRLHTPMYIFLGNLALMDCCCSCAIIPKTLENFFSEDRIISLYGCMAQFYFLCLAETADCFLLAVMAYDRYMAICSPLQYHTKMSKKLCIQMTTGAYVAANLNSMIHVGLLFRLTFCGSHQINHFFCDVFPLYRLSCVDPYINALMVLIFAWIIHTFTITTVLISYLFILFTIFRMKSKEGRGKALSTCASHFLSVSIFYGSLIFVYIQPSSVKEKEKDIFVAVFYTVVIPFLNPFIYSLRNKEVINVLKRIMKNKSQTF, from the coding sequence ATGATTGAATATAACCACTCCTTGACAATGAACTTTTTCCTCATTGGATTTACTGATTTACCAGAGCTGAAGCTCCTTCTGTTTGTCATGTTCTTTGCCATCTATCTGATCACCATGGTGGGGAATCTTGGTTTGGTGGTACTGATCTATATGGAGCGTCGTCTTCACACACCAATGTACATCTTTCTGGGCAACCTGGCTCTGATGGATTGCTGCTGTTCCTGTGCTATTATCCCCAAGACATTAGAGAACTTCTTTTCAGAAGACAGGATAATATCCCTTTATGGATGCAtggcacaattttattttctttgtcttgctGAAACTGCAGActgttttcttttagcagtgaTGGCTTATGACAGGTATATGGCAATATGCAGCCCACTGCAGTACCATACCAAGATGTCAAAGAAACTCTGCATTCAGATGACCACAGGGGCCTATGTAGCTGCAAACTTGAATTCCATGATTCACGTAGGGTTACTCTTTAGGTTAACTTTCTGTGGGTCTCATCAAATcaatcactttttctgtgatgttTTTCCACTGTACagactttcttgtgttgaccccTATATCAATGCCCTGATGGTACTTATCTTTGCATGGATAATTCATACCTTTACTATTACCACAGTCCTAATCTCTTATCTCTTCATACTTTTCACTATTTTTAGAATGAAATccaaagagggaagaggaaaagcTTTATCAACTTGTGCATcccattttctctctgtctcaattTTCTATGGTTCtcttatatttgtttatattcaaCCAAGCtcagttaaagagaaagagaaagatatttttgttgctgttttttataCTGTAGTCATTCCTTTTTTAAACCCTTTTATTTATAGCTTAAGAAACAAAGAAGTgataaatgttttgaaaagaatTATGAAGAATAAATCTCAAACATTCTGA